A segment of the Deltaproteobacteria bacterium genome:
AAGGACCTGATATGGGTAAAAAAATTCTGACGGTCGACAATGATCGATTTATGCTGGAATTTATCACCGACTTGCTGAGGGAACAGGGCCACGACGTCAAGGCCGCCGAAGACGGACTCTCAGCGCTGGAAATCCTGAAGACCTACATTCCTGACATTGTGTTCCTGGACCTTGTCATGCCGAACATCAGCGGCGACAGGTTGTGCCGGATTATTCGAAGAATGCCGGATCTCAGGAATCCATACATTGTGGTCTTATCGGCAACCGTGGCCGAGGAACCGATCCGCTTTGTTGAGCTGGGGGCCAACGCCTGCATCGCCAAGGGACCTCTTGACGAAATGTCCGGGCGCATACTCGATGCGGTAGACGAGGCGGGCCGCTCCTCATCGCTCTCCCCGGACGAACGCGCTGTGGATCTCACGGGCATCTATCGCCGGGGGATTACCAAAGAGCTCCTCTCCGTTCAAAGACACATGGAAACCATATTGAACAACATCTCCGAGGGCGTCCTCGAGCTGAATTCTGAAGGAAAGGTCATTTTCGCCAACAATGTTGCCTTGTCTCTGTTCGGCGGTTCTGAAGAAATGCTTCTGGGCAAACCATTTATCGACCTCTTTGATGAAACGGAACGTAAGGTGATCGCCGATGTGCTGAAAGCCATCGGGGCCGGCAGCCCGGAAACGATCGATTCGTTCCGTGTTCAGGCAAATGGTGAAGCCCTGTTGCTTAAGATTCTCCCGGTCGAAGACAACCTGGAATGGTCTGTGGTGGTCATCGCCGTGCCGCTTCGAAAATTCGCCTGTTCCCACGCTGATGGTTCCTGAGAGGGCACTACGGCCGGACCACCACGGCCCGACGACCTCTATTAGAGATATGATGACGTCACTCTGCTGAAAAATAAAAGCCTTCTGACCAGGCCTGCGGCCCGCGCAGACAGAGCCAAAATGGACATATATGTAGCCAGGCAGCCTATCTTCAACAGAAAGAAAAAACTGTACGGCTATGAACTCCTCTTCAGGGACAGCCTCTCAAATGTATTTCCCGATGTAGACGGTCACGCCGCTACCTCCAAGATCCTTTCCCACAGCTTTTTTTCCATGGGCATGGACGCCATCACCGGCGGCAGGTTCGCCTTCATCAACTTCACCGACCAGCTCCTTGTGAAAAGGATCCCGCTGCTCTTCCCGAAAGACAAGCTTGTGGTCGAGATCCTGGAGGACGTGGAGGCCGTGGAACCCGTGCTGGAAGCATGCAGGGAATTGCGTGGAATGGGATACCAGTTGGCCATGGACGACTTTGTATACAGGAAAAGCCTGGAGCCCCTCATGGCCCTTGCCGGTATCATCAAGATCGACTTCGTACTCACGCCCAGGGACAAGCTGGCAGATCTCTTGGGCAAGCTACTCCCTTTTAAACTGAAGCTCCTTGCCGAGAAAGTGGAAACCTATGAGGAATTCCGGCAGGCCCTCGACATGGGCTTTGAATACTTTCAGGGGTATTTTTTCAGCAAACCCGAGATACTCAAGGGGAAAAGCACCTCGCCGGCTAAACTGACCATCCTTCAGATCATGGCCGAGGCCAACAGGGAGGATTGCAGTTTCTCACACATTGAAACGGTGATCCAGCGGGATGTGGCCATCGCCTACAAGCTCATGCGATATATCAACTCGGCCTATTTCAGACGCGTCCAGGAGGTCTCCTCCATGAAGCAGGCCATTGTCCTTCTCGGGGAAAAGGAAATCCGCCGATTCGTCTCCCTGATGGCCTTGGCAAACCTGGCGGAAGACAAACCGGATGAACTGGTAAGGGCCTCCATCATAAGGGCCAAGCTATGCGAACTCCTGGGCAAGGGGGATGGCGTTCATGTGGACGAAGCCGAACTCTTTACCCTTGGCCTCTTCTCCCTCATCGACGCCATACTTGACGAACCCATCATGGACATAATGGAAAAGCTTCCCCTTTCGGAAGATATCAAATCGGCCATTGTCCGGGGAGAAGGGAGGCTCGCCGCATATCTCGATATTGCATATTCCTACGAAACCGGAGACTGGCAGCGATTACGAGACGCAGTGACAAAAGCAGGCGTAGAAGAAGAAACCATTCCCCAATCCTAT
Coding sequences within it:
- a CDS encoding response regulator gives rise to the protein MGKKILTVDNDRFMLEFITDLLREQGHDVKAAEDGLSALEILKTYIPDIVFLDLVMPNISGDRLCRIIRRMPDLRNPYIVVLSATVAEEPIRFVELGANACIAKGPLDEMSGRILDAVDEAGRSSSLSPDERAVDLTGIYRRGITKELLSVQRHMETILNNISEGVLELNSEGKVIFANNVALSLFGGSEEMLLGKPFIDLFDETERKVIADVLKAIGAGSPETIDSFRVQANGEALLLKILPVEDNLEWSVVVIAVPLRKFACSHADGS
- a CDS encoding HDOD domain-containing protein; translated protein: MDIYVARQPIFNRKKKLYGYELLFRDSLSNVFPDVDGHAATSKILSHSFFSMGMDAITGGRFAFINFTDQLLVKRIPLLFPKDKLVVEILEDVEAVEPVLEACRELRGMGYQLAMDDFVYRKSLEPLMALAGIIKIDFVLTPRDKLADLLGKLLPFKLKLLAEKVETYEEFRQALDMGFEYFQGYFFSKPEILKGKSTSPAKLTILQIMAEANREDCSFSHIETVIQRDVAIAYKLMRYINSAYFRRVQEVSSMKQAIVLLGEKEIRRFVSLMALANLAEDKPDELVRASIIRAKLCELLGKGDGVHVDEAELFTLGLFSLIDAILDEPIMDIMEKLPLSEDIKSAIVRGEGRLAAYLDIAYSYETGDWQRLRDAVTKAGVEEETIPQSYLEATAWAESLASL